CCTCTTATTCCAAAGGCAATAAACATTTTCTCAGATAGAGGTTGGACAAAAATGTTAACAAAGGTTTCTCTCCTAAAATTGATAGAGTGCTTGTACCTCTTGTCACATGAAAAAGTTCAACATTTTTTCCATAGCAAAACCTTTTTATGGATTGAAATCCTAAAGGATTATTTCACTTTTCTGGATAGAGGTTAAATAATGAAGGAGGCCAAGAAGAACCAACACTAAGACTATATCAGAAATTAATATGCAATAATGGCGGTATTAAATTACAGGAAATATAGGACATAATGCAGATTTTATAAGCATCACACAGTCGTTAAACATTTGTAAATCAATCTCTGTAGTAACATGCATTTGTTCAATACCCATAGGATGGAGCCCATATTTACTTCTTATTTACTCCTGAAAACAACTACAGAGGATTTCGCTTTTTTGAATAGATTACTTTCAAGACGAAAATATGGAATATGGCATTTTGCACCTCTGTTTGACCTCTACATGAATGTGAACAGGCAAAATAGACATTGCTTCCTTCAtttgataaatacgtaaattatttcctcttaaaataaacaacaatacaGAGGATTCTGCTTATTTGTATAGCATATTTCCCAGAAGAAAATATTCCAATAACCGGTGTATTTGATTAGGTGGAGATAGCATTTTGCAACATTATTTGGCAAATAGATATCATTTCTTAAAACGaacaattattttcaaagtTATTAATCAATTCTAATCCTTTAATAACGAAAAATGTTCTAATGTGGTATTCTTGTTTACATAAGATTGACACATGAATCTGTTAGAGAAAAAGCTAAACATTGTTATGccaaaatgcaataactaaacatggaTTATGACATATCAAATCTTTGAAACCTCCTACAAATTAATGAAGATAATATTACGTTCATTGTGCCCTGGCAAAATGAGCTAGAAAATCCTGAATTAAACTGTTTAAATGGCACGGATTCAACTTTCAGTGTTGTGTTTTGACACATgtgtatgaattcgaaaataGCGGCGGATGATGAAACCATGTGTTCACTGggcctaaatgtgttttgagaattctttGGTATTGTTGATCGATGTGGCCAACTAGCTTGctgatatttcaaatattaatgcatattcaagcaGCAAAGAAACAGTCTAGCAATTTTTTTGGTATCCATATTACATACGTAACTTGAGGTAGTCAACGAGAGTCTTGTTGAACGAGACTACCAATGGATGGCggttgttgtaaggaagcatagtttttttaacttatcgcgaactaaggtacgttacgttgataaataaacatgtttttaaagtgcaaatgctttaattagatgtttgagtcaatGATGATACTACAGTAATAATCTACCGCTGCTGATGCAAATCGTATCAGCATcaaatacctttgcagattcatgcataaaataacaagccctACAATAATGTTAATCTGTCACAATGCAcatttctagtaaaagcgaagtatcttgaaaatacattgcaaaaattgaatttttttcttttataaaattttatatttagaactttcCAGATATTTTATTCGAATAACCGGAGGTCTTGTAACAGTTGATGCAAATACATAAAGTTGATAAATAAagataaagaagaaaaaattgGGGCAGCAGAATTCTATGCAAATTaccgaaatattcgaataaccTTTATTCGATTAAGTGGAGTCCTCTGTACTGTTTGCAATTGGTTGAATGTAAAATGAGTTGCAATGAACACTAGTAATTATAATGAGTTTTATATTCAGTCAGGCAATCGAATACattttacatcatatatatacatcataatattacaaaataacaaattagAGGATAAGACCAAATCACAATGAATGCACATTCCTGGTCAAGAAAAAATTATTaccaaatattgttttgttcagctataattatgaaaaagatGTCAACTAACAGAAAACTTCCACTCATCAGTGCACttgtattaaataatttcaattgaATAATTGAAACTTACAGgaagtgttgcaagcaacacatGTCCCCTGGCCGTCAATTACAGTTTCTAATCTATGGCAAGATATTATTGCTTTGGTTGTGCTAtaattgtatgaagtttgaacaaatttagtTGATTTTTTATCAAGTTATCACCAGGAACCTAAAATTTTGTGTAACAATCTCTTTTTGGTAACAGTGACCtatttgaccccaaattcaatcccaaaaCTATATTCTTTCATAATGCTACTATTGTGttaagtttgatcaaaatccgttaatgtgttctcaagttatcgttcggaaactaaaattttgtgaaagaatctatttttagtagcagtgacctttgtatatgacctttttgaccccaaattaAATCCCAAGTTATGTATTCTCCTATATTACCATTGTAATGAAGTTTGAAAAATTCTGTTAATGTGTTATTAAGTATATCATCGCAGGAAACTAAAAATTTGTGTAACCATCTTTTGGTTTATAGTAACAGCGGTAGTTGACCTTTGGACCCCAAATTcgatcccaagctgtattttctctcATATCACTAATAGCTTCCAAtatgtgtgaagtttgatcaaaaatGTTGATGGTATTCTCAAGTTGTCTGGAAGCTTAAATTTTTTGAAACAATCTCTTTCTAGTTTACAGTGGACCTTTGTATTGTTGACCTTTTAACCCAAATTCAATCCCCAAGCTTGTAATATTTtcccatatgctaccattgtatgaagcttgatcaaaatccatcagtttgttctcaagttatcatctggaaacctaatccggacagacagacagagacatGGGAACAAACACTTTAGTCCCTCCCGTTTTCATGTGCAGGGGACTAATACACTTCTGATATTACTGCATGTTCCAATATTTTTTGACAAGTATAATATAAGGTAAGCTACCTGGTACAAAGATGCTATTCATTAGGATGTATTATCAGATCTATGTATTAAGAAAACAATTCCAAAAATTGCTACTCTCTTTTGAAGACCTTGAAAATTGCTAGTTATCTGCATAATGGGTGTCTACTCCCATGGcattggtttcagagaagaagtccgTTTATATTGGAAATAGCCAAAACTCAGCCCACCCGGGAGTTCAGCCTAACATCATTTGTAAGTAACGTCTAAACCAATTGCATTATGAAATCTCAAGTTTCAGTAGAAGTCGTTTAtctggaaatagccaaattcaTTACTCTCATGGGAGGATTTGAATCTATAGCATTGCATTTCTTTACAGTGTACATCCCTTCTTGGTTGTTAATCTATTAAATAGCACCAAAAAGCAGTAAAGAAGAgcccacatcatttgtacaattttgaatcccacccTAAAGGTTGTCTAAGTATGGGTATCCATAGGCTTTACTATTGATATAGCCAAATTGACTCCCCTTTTGGCCCCGACCATCAGGCTCCAGGGTCAAGCACCATCAAGTGTCAGCTATCCTGCGGTTTCTATGATCGGTGAAGGTACCTTGTAGACCTTGTGAAAATTGACTAGTACTGAGTGCACAAAGTCAGGCATTTTCTTTTAcaatctttttatttaatagTAGGATGAAGACACGTAGGcttttactatatataaaagatataaacTTGACTCTGGAATTTAATTCATCTGATTTCATTATTAAAAgatttcagtatttttaattaaagggacaattcagtctaaggagaacattaaaatttgcacatatatcggaaaaacccagttctaatggaaattaaatcCGTCCgctttactgtgatatgccagaaaagtcaATGGTGGTaaaatgtgtgaaatgttcaaactcgctcgctgtccgccattacacattgtggtcgaacatcttgtatgccgaaccctgtcccttactcgtagagtaatgcaacttttgtcaaGAACTGCTTaaatcgctctgacaatagtgtgtttaccttattaggtgaattgccTTGCCTAAAAAGTCATTTCAtaacctcctcagtggttatgtagttcatttgtttaacatgcgtgactttggctcgggtatgggttaCAGAGCCGTACATAATGTACCTGCTTTAATCGTATCTTGGTCaacaatttgtaattacaacagtatcaattaaaGTACTTAAtataatgacgtggaattttgtcaatattttatgttattaaatGTATTCTTAAGAAATGTATGAACAATACATCTATACCATAAATTTGCTTCTTGGTTACTTGTAAAATGAATTAGCCAGACctagtgaattgtccctttaaataaaaaatttaaaagtgaGATGAAAATATGCGGATTGTGTATTGATATTGTACTATCAGtcatattcaaatttcttaaatatcaaaatcaaagatggctatcCTTTCTCGACCATTTTGATGACGACGAATCGGATAACCAAAACACCTGTAACTAATTTTCTCATCCCGGGGAGAAAGTGCGTGAACGACATTTTCCAACCAAAACATGTGTCGCGCGCGCGGTACAAATTTAGCATaaatcaaggggagataatattaattattaaagaattttttttttttctatctaatGCAGTGTATGCAAATATGAATGTTGTTCTGTACTgtctttttctttaaaatattagtCTGCTAAATATAAGTTAGAAATTTAGCAGGCAGAAActtaaaaagaataaaaaatatcataacttgattaaaattgtatcattttattATCGGTAAAGAAACAGTTGTATTGATGGTCCATGGtccaatttattttaaaatatttttttctttattaaatgtaaaatgcatatacatgtgAAGAGTTAATCTGGCTGATAGTGCAATATCAATGGAACAAATATTTTAgttcttttttgaaaatttatatttaattaaatattgcaTGAATTTTAGATCAAATTCCAAAGTAagcttatacaatgtaactATTATTATTAAACCAATTAATGTATGTTTAGTGTTTAATCCTGACTTTCTGAACACAAAATTAACGATTCACATCACAGAAAATGATGGAACAAACTCCGAGTAAAAACTGGAAAATATCCGTAATCTCTTAgatcaatttaaaattgaagttgtttcttttaaataatGCATTTAAAATGCTTAAACCAGTCCACCATCACGATTGTATACGATTGGCATGGCACGTTTACTGCTAACAGCTTGTCTTAGATTGCACTGGGACCTGCGATCGTTAGTTTAAATGTTACACAGGCCATacataaatttcataaattaaacAGATACTGTTCACTTTTATCTAATTTACAAACAATCCACTGTCCCCATTAGATGATCAGCAGGTCTGTGTCAAATCAGCCCGTTCTAATCggcattgtttatgttttctcTGTCCAAAATTCCCCCGTATAAATCACTGTCGTTTGTGTGGTTAACTTCAATGAACTTGAATGGGAAGCCAAAAACGTTTACGTAACCACGACTGACCTTCCCCTCGACAGCTGACTGCTTTGCTTTACCGATAACAGAGCCTAATTGGATTaaaattaatgtgtttattaGCTGGGGTAGTGTCATACCTACAGTCAATGAAGTGTCAGGTATCGTTAGGGTCCAGTGAACAGGTCATTAGCGGACAACTAACTGTACATGAGCTTACCAGACAAGTGTTATCTCTGGCTCTACCGGGGTGAAAGGGGCCCCATACGGGGTTTTGATAGATGGGCTTTCAAAATCGGGAGATTACTGTCTTTTTGAACAATACGATCGGGAAACGGGATAGGGAGTCTGAAATCGGGAATTTCCCGACAGAATTGGGAAAGTTGGCAAGTATGATGTTCTACCGCTGACGTACCTGGTCACTAttgatcaacccagtccaattcTATTGCACTCAACACtcctttttcaaagtctttgccctcgaagacatacaaGACCCTTATACcaccaattttgtaacaggagaggagaaaatgtaggggCCAGACCAGAATTTGAACCctggacctccaaacactagctaGCCGAATGCTCTATCACTGAGCTACCTAGCTAGTCATGCACTGATGATACCGTTACAATTCTACTATTTGTACTAATTTCGTCTGATCTTATTCCAATCAGCCATGTTGTCTGATCATATATCTACATTTCCAATTTTTTCTTggctatgtaaccttaccaactgagaaatcgtttacacttgttTAAACGCAGTCGGTTATcgcacatatacatacatacaccaGAATGCTGATTTCGGCAAGTAGTGTTAATGCACATCAGATTTTGCCtatattgtttctgtatttttttaattcttaaattaaacaatttgaatGTAATTAATGTCTTAAATTACAtttcagaaaattaaatatttgttgtttactggtgtatGTTAGGACAGATATTTTGACGCACTaacgtatgtcatttaaaatatctgtccaacaaatgcagtttactcaccagtaaacaacaaaaagtaaAAACCATACCTTAATAAACAAACCCAGATAATTTGGTTGTTGATGAGCCATAGGCCATGCACATTTCTTTTTTAAGCTGTCatacaataattatttattatatcacTCAATTATTTTCTGTGATGATTTGGCATGGGTGTATCATTGAAATGGTCAAACGAGCAATGTGCCTTTGGAAAACTGCTCAATTGGCATGATAGCAGCAGGaacagtgaaatgagtacaacCACTATTGCAATAgagttttacaaaatatattgaaaacatcTTTTGCACAGGGTCATTTAATCAAGACTCACAACAAAAGAATGTAAAATGTGATTTAAAATTAATCCTAATTTAgagcaaaaatgttttatagatattgAAGAATTTTAAAATACCAAACTTACTGAGTCTTTCAAAACATGTTTGTGTTCTTTCTTTCGTGGTTTGAAGTTTTGATATCATTTCGAAGgtatattaaatttattaaatattcatGGTAAGTCGATGGAGCAATGGTAATAATTATATGAAACCAAAAgtcattattttttcacaatttggATGAAAAATAAGAAACTTACATGTAGCAAAATTTTGCGATTTGGCTTGAagtgtatatataattcaacTGATTCTTAATATATTACAGGTCAACATTTTGTGACTAAGGtttgaattacaaaaaaaaatcattccttatGGAAACAACTGGCTTTTCAGTAGTGTGTAACAACGGGATGATGTAAATTTTATTGCaacaaaaaattatcatttggtaatataggtatatcttattaaattaaatttggtCAAATTTTCTGTTACAGAAGAGTGAGTGGTGAAAATAGATGAAATATGGCAAATTTAAAGGTGATTGTTGGATGCTCAGTTTCATTCTTCGGCTTACTATGGCTGTTCCTGTGGAAGAGATCACCAAAGGAGAAACCTCCTTCTGAATCAAAAAAGAAAAGTGAAGAAACAGTGAGACCTCAAAATAATGTTGGTTCTAAAAACAACCTGCCTGATGTTGTTCACCAAAGCACAGAGTCTCCAGCTGCTGGACAGGAAGCTGTGGAAGACAGCATGTCGATGGAGACAGTGTTACAAACAGAGAGTTGTAAGTTAGACAATAGTTGTACTGACTCCAGGAATTCAGACTTTCAACAAGTCTGCTTGGAGGATCAGATAATACAAGAGGAGGTCATGTCATCTTCTACTGCTCCAGAGACACATTCAGATATCAAGACTTCAGATACTTCAGAGTACGACATAAACTGCATGGGAGACAGCACCGGAAATCTAACATCAGAGTATAGCTCTACTCGGATAGCTGGAAGTGACAACCCACATGAAACTACTGCCATGAATGAGGCTTTCATTACATCAGATTTAGGAGACAGTATCATGGACAAGACCTGTGATAAAGCAAGTGATTCCACACATGATGTGTCTCTGTCTACCTCAACTTTAGCTGAACCACTGCTAGAATCAACAAAACTAGACATGACATCCTGTGAAAATGAACAAAGCGTGAAGATTGAATGTTCTGTGCCTTTGTCTACAGAAAAGAGTGTTTCACTTGACAAAAAACACCATCTAAAtggtaaaaaaatcaatgacatTGGAAAAAACCTAAAGGATTCATTAAAAAACAGTAAAGTATCAGAATCAGACTGCTTTGAGAATCATACAAACAGTAACCATGATAACCAGATGACAAATAGTTGGTCTTCTGAGGTGGAGAGTTGTGATAATATGGACAAACAGATAGACATTGAACtgtgtaagggagataactcaattTCTATCAACTCGCCAGACTCTGTGGGTCAAACACCATCTAAAAGTGAAAGTGAAACTAGTGTGCATGGGTCAGACTCCAACACATCAAACTGTGATAGTGTAAGTAGATTGTCAAAGCAGGTAAAGTATTAGGATCTCAAAAGTTTGGGAAGGGGTGGCTTTTGACAAAAGTCCTTTAATTTCACTCCCGACTCCGATgtaaagaaatatttgttttactatTTTTGAGTAGTAGTTTAAATTAATGCAAACcttgattttaattttcttaattgaTTGAAATTCATTGGTGATTATAGGAGTGTTATGCCGATACTCTTTTGTCATCcatttgtgttttgtatatttgttaCTTCAGATTAAGAATTATTTTGTAGATTTCAAGCAACAGCAGCAGTCGAGCCTCCAGTATTGTAGACGGCCCCAACAAGTCAAACGGTTCCAAAAAAGAGTCGTATGAGTTTAAATTTCCTACAGTGTTTTGTGGACGCTTGATTGGTAAACATGGAAAAAACATCCAGCACCTAAAGGAAAGATCTGGAGCAAACATCTCTCTCAGTAACCATCCATATACACCAGATTTCCAAGTCTGTCTCGTTGAAGGTTTGTCAAATTCACTGTCTTGAAATTACTTAGCGAAAACATAATTTGGTTGTAAAATCCTGTATTAAAATTATTGTAGATTTGGTTCTACTGAATATTAAAGTCATCCAGTAGACTAAATTAGATCTATCAGGGTACTTTCTTCCCTTACATGACTCCACACACTGGGAAGTAACTGATAGGTCAGAATGATAGGCTCATGAGAGTACAAAGGACttcacataatcgaataacggttatttgaatatttcggttatttgcataaaattctgcagtcccgattttttccttctttatctttgtttttcaactccgtgtatttgcatagacttctacatgacctccggttatttgaataaaatatttgggaaattctaaaaataaaattgaatagttttcaattttgcaaaatatttttagcaaaattcgccgatatatgtttcaagatacttcgcttttactagaaatcatcatggtgacagattaacgttatcgtATGGCTTGTTGTTTTATGCacgaatctgcaaaggtattcaacgctgttacgatttacatcagcagcggttgatcacAACTTTAGTATAATCACTAACTCAAACATCTAAAAGCactttgcactttcaaatatgtttatttattaacataaTGTACCTTAGTTCacgatcggttggagaaaccatgcttccttacaacaatcgccactcatgagtagtctcgttcaaccagagtcttgttgactacgacagacatgtgcgtatcaagcgtctcgttgaacgagacataaaagcatgcaaagtcggcgtgcaatgactaccgcaagtttcgtacagtatgtaggatacaaaagatacttgctacgttgtttTATTGCTAcatgaatatgcattaatttctgaaatgttaacAAGCTATTCGCCctatagatcaacaatacagggagaattctcaaaacacatttaggtccagtgaacgcatggcttcacctgccgccattttcgaattcatacacatgtgtaaaaaacaacactactagttgatcggcactttgaagtttattcacgatcgtaagttcattttgccaggcaaatgtatgtatatttgtttattatttaggttcagaattgtagacacaattcaatcctgtttagttattgcaattgatcgtttagctgtttctcaaatattcacgtgtcgatctaacgttAACAAGAATCttatattggaatattttttgttattaaacaattaaaatcgattaacaacttcgaaaataattacttgttgttcgttttaagtgtaaataattcaGGGCATCCATTAACCCGAGACCTCGCGTcattgacgcagcaaaatttattttgacgcACGATCTTTGCATGCCGTGCGTCAATCTGACGCTTCACATTTTTACTACCACTGCCCATCAGagttgtgtatgtgtgtattatgtGATGCCCAGCCACCAATAAAGTGTATATTAGCAAGGGTCAGTGACACTAATTGGTAGAATACCCCAAGCCAATTAAAAGATTCACTCAACTGTGACATAGTCCGATCGTAATTTGCTAATTGGAGCACAGGTAAAGAAGTCACACCTGTACTGAGTACCTACCCGCCTCCAATCCGCTAAAACTGCACATTCTTATCAGCAATCACATTTTAATCAAAGCTATATTAGATTCCAATTGCAATACATTAATGTTATATAACTTGTAAGCAGGTATACAACAGAGATGAGATCGTAGATGTTTGATGCATGCTGCAGTAGCCATTTTGTTGTTAACCTCAATAaccctacatgtacattacccaCAAAGCATCAGTGTTGGAGTGTGAGAAGCGTAAATCGTTCCTGTTACAGTTTCTAATTTGTTTTTGGCGGCAAATATGAAAAGTGGTTTGACGTGGAAAcgcaacacaaaataaataaaaacaatttctttattGTTAAAAGATCGTTTTAGAAATACAGTTGAATTAATAACAtttgatttcaaacaaaaaatagcaGTTGTAACTATGATTTATAaaacagacttttttttttgtaaaaaatcttttttttttttataaaatgatgttgttgattaaataatatatttatgatcAGAAGCTCAAAAATGTCCTTTAAATATTCCAGAATTTagataatcaaatataattaaaaatttaaaatatttacatgaatactgaagttaatcaatattttatataataattattatcattttttttttttttacttattctATAGAAACATAATAAGTCATATTAACTTTTTTAACCATTATCAAtgttattggttataaaatttaatatttaaatataactgAATTTTAACGCGATTAATAATTGACCCttaagtttaatattttgaccCTCAGGAATTTGATTTGACCCTCAGGATTTTACAGCCAAGGGTCACTGACTCTTCAGATTTTGATCCTACTGGATGCCCTgataatttacgtatttatcaagtaaacgaaacgatatctatttgcctgttcacatacatatgtgtgagGTCAAACGAAGGTCCAAAATGTCATCTCCGTCTATTCAAATACtacggttatttgcatattttcttctggaaaatgacttattcaaataagcagAATCCT
The nucleotide sequence above comes from Argopecten irradians isolate NY chromosome 1, Ai_NY, whole genome shotgun sequence. Encoded proteins:
- the LOC138323289 gene encoding LOW QUALITY PROTEIN: A-kinase anchor protein 1, mitochondrial-like (The sequence of the model RefSeq protein was modified relative to this genomic sequence to represent the inferred CDS: deleted 1 base in 1 codon) → MANLKVIVGCSVSFFGLLWLFLWKRSPKEKPPSESKKKSEETVRPQNNVGSKNNLPDVVHQSTESPAAGQEAVEDSMSMETVLQTESCKLDNSCTDSRNSDFQQVCLEDQIIQEEVMSSSTAPETHSDIKTSDTSEYDINCMGDSTGNLTSEYSSTRIAGSDNPHETTAMNEAFITSDLGDSIMDKTCDKASDSTHDVSLSTSTLAEPLLESTKLDMTSCENEQSVKIECSVPLSTEKSVSLDKKHHLNGKKINDIGKNLKDSLKNSKVSESDCFENHTNSNHDNQMTNSWSSEVESCDNMDKQIDIELCKGDNSISINSPDSVGQTPSKSESETSVHGSDSNTSNCDSISSNSSSRASSIVDGPNKSNGSKKESYEFKFPTVFCGRLIGKHGKNIQHLKERSGANISLSNHPYTPDFQVCLVEGTQKQIDEALKIIGRKFPEVDMTAIGSEVENESEPSTNGKPMLMPDIMQLNLPEGVSIDVVVSSIVDAGHVFVQQHTHPSFPSLERLNQFMIACYTQDGIVPQLPRPLEVGVICSAPMLNGWYRAQITAVYDDTDECDIKYVDYGGFSRVPGCTLRQIRSDFMTLPFQAVECYMANITPIQDEEYFSSEAAATLEELTQGKLLQAQIVGRSEDGTPYIHIYQIAGEKVLFVNRELVNRGVTRWVELMS